A single genomic interval of Halalkalibaculum roseum harbors:
- a CDS encoding Kelch repeat-containing protein: MNRSLLFTDLDTTRNRMFILLEDGLWEYRLNNKTWRFQDSLSSLALEIEDYEFGYDTVNDKIKLWHRGVGTLYEVDPDTYEITRRDESHVHRNQFSHQPFFRHGTVYAFGGYGYWLWKNYITYFNNDLEEWNIQNVHPQSEVPEPRIPETGIYIPFEDAFYFFGGYIPEDKDRADDQFTRRLEPNDVWKFSFEDDNWTKLGSVPAAYEYYRGSKNRRYGRINKVSGSFYSDSSKIWYIPTASEGRGDLVNFVPVDLKSGKILTPIVLDSGLNSDEFLPANFHFDQRNGKVIIVGLKKITKTDSYPIEIVSFAEDSMLSGIQDRSETSIRSQFLYAGGFILLCFVLLLLYWKRRSRVTVNLDSINKMSDDFKHEDWLNNQEKKMLDVLLKSDTFMETSELEERIWDDIDNYDYRRKLRNETINAINRKFKEHYNTSADLISRIKDPEDNRRFLYGVDEEFIRDR, from the coding sequence ATGAACCGTAGTCTCCTTTTTACGGATTTGGATACTACGCGAAATCGCATGTTTATTCTGCTGGAAGATGGACTTTGGGAATACCGATTAAACAACAAAACCTGGCGTTTCCAGGACTCTCTTTCTTCCTTGGCCCTTGAGATTGAGGATTATGAGTTTGGCTACGATACTGTTAATGATAAGATCAAGCTTTGGCACAGGGGTGTTGGTACTCTGTATGAAGTTGATCCGGATACTTACGAGATAACCCGTAGAGATGAATCGCATGTGCATCGGAATCAATTTTCACACCAGCCTTTTTTCAGGCATGGTACTGTTTATGCATTCGGTGGATACGGTTACTGGTTATGGAAAAATTATATAACCTATTTTAATAATGATCTTGAAGAATGGAATATCCAAAATGTACATCCTCAATCTGAGGTACCTGAGCCAAGAATACCGGAGACGGGTATTTATATTCCCTTTGAAGATGCCTTTTATTTCTTCGGGGGCTATATACCGGAAGACAAGGACCGGGCTGATGATCAATTTACGCGCAGGCTGGAACCTAATGATGTTTGGAAATTTTCATTCGAAGATGACAACTGGACAAAATTAGGATCGGTTCCTGCGGCCTATGAGTATTACCGTGGGTCAAAAAATCGCAGGTATGGACGCATTAATAAGGTGTCCGGTTCTTTTTACAGCGATTCAAGCAAAATCTGGTATATACCGACGGCATCCGAAGGTAGGGGAGATTTGGTAAATTTTGTGCCCGTTGACTTGAAAAGCGGAAAGATTTTAACCCCGATTGTATTGGATTCGGGTTTGAATTCAGATGAATTCCTTCCTGCAAATTTTCATTTTGATCAGCGAAATGGGAAGGTGATTATCGTGGGATTAAAAAAAATTACAAAGACGGATAGTTATCCCATTGAAATCGTTTCGTTCGCAGAAGATTCTATGCTCTCCGGGATTCAAGACCGGTCGGAGACATCAATCAGGTCTCAATTTCTTTATGCGGGCGGATTTATACTACTCTGTTTTGTGCTTTTGCTTTTGTATTGGAAACGAAGGAGCAGGGTGACAGTAAACCTTGATTCGATCAATAAGATGAGTGATGATTTTAAACATGAAGACTGGCTCAATAATCAAGAGAAAAAAATGCTGGATGTTCTTCTAAAATCGGACACCTTTATGGAAACCAGCGAACTGGAAGAACGAATCTGGGATGATATTGATAATTACGACTACCGGAGGAAGCTTAGAAATGAGACCATCAATGCCATTAATAGAAAATTCAAGGAGCACTATAATACCTCTGCGGACCTGATAAGCAGGATAAAAGATCCTGAAGACAACCGCAGGTTTTTGTATGGGGTCGACGAAGAGTTTATTAGAGATCGTTAA
- a CDS encoding metallophosphoesterase, giving the protein MSENNYVAIGDVHGCLKSLQALTEKLEKYGDRQFIFLGDYIDRGPDSKGVVDFLLEYREKQDCIFLRGNHEQMLLDAYQKDNLDLWLMNGGRSTLVSYGAKYNKLDIPESHIEFYQDTRMYYDTPEFFFVHAGLSPAKTIEQSLEDEEEIGDFLWERSHLNAFETPWEKTVVFGHTPRPHPIRKKKMLGLDTGCVYESVGYGKLTAAVLPEKKFVQQVCLDK; this is encoded by the coding sequence GTGTCAGAAAATAACTATGTAGCCATCGGTGACGTGCATGGCTGCCTGAAATCATTACAGGCTCTTACCGAAAAACTTGAAAAATACGGCGACCGGCAGTTTATCTTTCTGGGAGACTATATTGACCGCGGCCCCGACTCTAAAGGCGTGGTGGATTTCCTGCTGGAATACCGCGAGAAGCAAGATTGTATCTTTCTGCGAGGCAATCATGAGCAGATGCTGCTGGATGCCTATCAAAAGGATAATCTGGACCTTTGGCTAATGAACGGCGGTAGGTCTACGCTGGTCTCGTATGGGGCTAAGTACAACAAACTGGATATACCTGAGAGTCACATCGAATTCTATCAGGATACGCGAATGTATTACGATACACCGGAATTTTTCTTTGTCCATGCGGGACTTTCACCCGCCAAGACTATTGAGCAAAGCCTTGAAGATGAGGAGGAAATCGGAGATTTTCTATGGGAACGTTCCCATCTGAATGCATTTGAAACGCCCTGGGAAAAAACCGTGGTATTCGGTCACACACCGAGACCGCATCCGATTCGAAAGAAAAAAATGCTGGGTCTGGATACCGGCTGTGTTTATGAATCGGTGGGCTATGGAAAACTGACCGCTGCCGTCCTTCCCGAAAAGAAATTCGTCCAGCAGGTCTGTCTGGACAAATAA
- a CDS encoding AlbA family DNA-binding domain-containing protein: MNNLFEKEEFSESDIQSLIDNNIEENIHLEFKSSGAFSKSDSSKKLGIAKTVSSFANSDGGIVIYGINEEEHTANSLSYIDGNEFTKEWLEQIIGTNINRRIGGVEIYPIRFEDDIAKSVYVVKVPPSSIAPHMIKDNKYYGRRNFQSEPLEEYEVRRIYNQKSKTELNFWYFNFRTMDKKDQGKTYAVKIIYDLIIENISSSIEKDYKVEVEVPTPFVDERQYLKRSATRKTTSHDIYTFYDGEPLFQGEVKDFGNGPAIFVARKNMDDLDQIFRLQLYYSNDVIFREWTIQELIEITEYNLYELQR, from the coding sequence ATGAACAATCTATTTGAAAAAGAAGAGTTTTCAGAGAGTGACATCCAAAGCTTGATTGATAACAATATAGAAGAGAACATTCACCTTGAATTTAAAAGTTCAGGTGCATTCTCAAAGAGTGATAGCAGTAAAAAACTTGGTATTGCTAAAACAGTCTCATCTTTCGCTAATTCTGATGGTGGCATTGTAATTTATGGTATAAATGAAGAAGAGCATACTGCCAATAGCCTATCTTATATTGATGGAAATGAGTTTACTAAGGAGTGGTTAGAACAAATAATCGGAACCAATATTAACAGAAGGATTGGCGGTGTAGAAATTTATCCGATAAGGTTTGAAGATGATATCGCTAAATCTGTTTATGTAGTCAAGGTCCCTCCTAGTAGCATTGCTCCTCACATGATTAAAGATAACAAGTACTATGGGAGGCGTAATTTTCAATCCGAACCTCTTGAAGAGTACGAAGTTCGCAGGATATATAACCAAAAGAGTAAAACAGAATTAAATTTCTGGTATTTCAATTTTAGGACCATGGATAAAAAAGACCAGGGAAAAACATACGCTGTAAAAATTATATATGACTTAATAATTGAAAATATCAGCTCCTCGATTGAAAAAGATTACAAAGTTGAAGTTGAGGTTCCCACACCGTTTGTGGATGAGAGGCAGTATCTTAAAAGAAGTGCCACCAGAAAAACCACTTCTCATGATATTTATACTTTTTATGATGGTGAACCTTTATTCCAAGGTGAAGTAAAAGATTTTGGTAACGGTCCTGCGATTTTCGTAGCAAGGAAAAATATGGATGACTTAGACCAGATATTTAGACTTCAATTGTATTATAGCAATGATGTCATTTTTAGAGAATGGACAATACAAGAGTTAATTGAAATCACTGAATACAATCTTTATGAACTTCAAAGATAA
- the ychF gene encoding redox-regulated ATPase YchF, whose product MSLKCGIVGLPNVGKSTLFNALSDAGAEAANFPFCTIDPNVGVVPVPDERLDHLHELVESKQKIPTSVEFVDIAGLVKGASEGKGKGNAFLSHIREVDLIVHVVRCFDDPNVIHVEGDVDPKRDIRIIEDELILKDLETVEKKVENLKRDAKGGDKKVLHNLEVVQQLKEHLEVGNAARTFEVDPEDRQIFRELFLLSDKPVLFACNVSEDDLDSGNEWVDEVKEVAAEFEDEVVTFCAKIEAEIAELDEDEKQAFLEELGVESAGLDRLIKAAYEELGLITYFTAGPKETRAWTIRRGTKAPQAAGVIHSDFEKGFIRAETVSYATYAELGSEKAVKDAGKMRQEGKDYVVQDGDVMLFRFNV is encoded by the coding sequence ATGAGTCTTAAATGTGGAATCGTAGGTTTACCTAATGTTGGTAAATCAACTCTTTTTAACGCCTTAAGTGATGCCGGTGCTGAAGCGGCAAATTTTCCTTTCTGTACTATTGATCCCAATGTCGGTGTCGTCCCCGTCCCCGACGAGCGACTGGATCACCTTCATGAACTGGTGGAATCCAAGCAAAAAATTCCCACCAGCGTTGAGTTCGTAGATATTGCCGGATTGGTAAAAGGAGCTTCCGAAGGTAAAGGGAAGGGGAATGCCTTTCTATCCCATATTCGTGAAGTTGATCTTATTGTTCATGTGGTACGCTGTTTTGATGACCCGAATGTGATTCATGTGGAAGGGGATGTGGATCCTAAAAGAGATATTCGCATCATTGAGGATGAACTGATTCTAAAGGACCTGGAAACGGTTGAAAAAAAAGTGGAGAACCTGAAACGGGATGCCAAGGGAGGAGACAAGAAAGTGTTGCACAACCTGGAGGTAGTTCAGCAGTTAAAAGAACACCTGGAAGTTGGAAATGCGGCACGAACCTTTGAGGTAGACCCTGAAGACCGCCAAATCTTCCGAGAGCTTTTTCTGCTTTCTGACAAACCGGTACTTTTTGCCTGTAATGTGTCGGAAGATGATCTCGACTCTGGTAATGAGTGGGTAGATGAGGTGAAAGAGGTAGCGGCCGAATTTGAAGATGAGGTAGTCACTTTTTGTGCCAAAATAGAAGCTGAAATTGCAGAGCTTGATGAAGATGAAAAACAGGCCTTCCTGGAAGAATTGGGCGTTGAAAGCGCCGGGCTGGATCGACTGATTAAGGCAGCCTACGAGGAACTCGGACTTATTACCTATTTCACGGCCGGACCCAAAGAGACACGAGCATGGACCATTCGAAGGGGAACCAAAGCTCCGCAGGCTGCAGGTGTAATCCATTCCGATTTTGAAAAAGGCTTCATCCGTGCGGAAACAGTGAGTTATGCTACCTATGCCGAGTTAGGATCAGAAAAAGCAGTAAAAGACGCCGGTAAAATGCGGCAGGAAGGGAAAGATTATGTCGTACAGGATGGGGATGTAATGCTATTCCGCTTCAACGTCTGA
- a CDS encoding SPOR domain-containing protein: protein MNPFRFSFYFLVTAMMALLLISACSSTEQTRRGDERPERETTPDLAETARENLSDLLTRTRNRLSDIHFTQQHDVPEAFLKVDTTENTYNNPFEGYRIQILSSREVNVADSVSTQFRLWADTTLAGYTPKAYVFFKQPYYKVHVGDFQDRDKANNLSRIIKNKYPEAWVVHDRIDPSNVPADTVKIKLQENN, encoded by the coding sequence ATGAACCCATTTCGATTTTCGTTCTATTTCCTTGTGACAGCCATGATGGCTTTGCTTTTAATTTCGGCCTGTTCCTCGACCGAGCAAACCCGAAGAGGAGACGAACGCCCTGAAAGAGAAACTACACCTGATTTAGCAGAAACCGCGCGCGAAAACCTAAGTGATCTACTCACGCGCACAAGAAACCGGCTTTCTGATATCCATTTTACCCAACAGCACGATGTACCTGAAGCCTTCCTGAAGGTGGATACCACTGAAAACACCTACAACAATCCCTTTGAGGGATACCGCATTCAAATTCTTTCTTCCCGGGAAGTGAATGTTGCGGATTCAGTATCCACACAGTTCCGGTTATGGGCCGACACTACCCTGGCAGGGTACACACCCAAGGCTTATGTGTTTTTTAAGCAGCCCTATTATAAAGTTCACGTAGGGGACTTCCAGGATCGGGACAAAGCAAATAATCTCTCACGAATCATTAAGAATAAGTATCCGGAAGCGTGGGTTGTTCATGACCGGATTGATCCAAGTAATGTACCGGCAGATACGGTGAAGATAAAGCTTCAAGAAAATAATTAA
- a CDS encoding BspA family leucine-rich repeat surface protein, whose translation MLNKCFYPLFISLFTLLVVSCGTETNTATYTLTTSVNGEGTVTPSSGEYDEGETVTITPTPSEGWVIQEWSGDVSGNSNPLLIPMGRDKHIVGNFQPETDTTPIYLSDNGVTIMCPDAEVGDFGIVDGVVYEVVDRNLLFTRSREGKDLNKLCVSHVTDMKDIFFNFPFNQPIGNWDVSSVTDMTSMFQYSKFNQPIDSWDVSSVTNMDFMFDSTPFNQPIGRWDVRSVTDMDSMFRVSPFNQPIGRWDVRSVTDMDSMFRVSPFNQPIGSWDVRSVTDMESMFRVSPFNQPIDSWDVSSVTNMDFMFDSTPYNQPIGSWDVRSVTDMDSMFRVSPFNHPIDSWDVSSVTNMESMFDGTPFNQPIGSCDVSSVSDMSYMF comes from the coding sequence ATGTTAAATAAATGTTTTTACCCCTTATTTATCAGTCTTTTTACACTATTGGTGGTTTCTTGTGGGACTGAAACTAATACTGCTACCTATACTCTTACCACTTCTGTAAATGGAGAAGGAACGGTCACTCCTTCAAGTGGTGAATATGATGAGGGCGAAACCGTAACTATCACTCCGACTCCAAGCGAAGGGTGGGTGATTCAGGAATGGAGTGGAGATGTGAGTGGAAATTCAAATCCTTTACTTATTCCAATGGGTAGAGACAAGCATATTGTTGGAAATTTCCAACCCGAAACGGATACAACACCAATATATTTAAGTGATAACGGAGTTACTATAATGTGTCCTGACGCAGAGGTTGGCGATTTCGGTATTGTAGATGGAGTAGTGTATGAGGTAGTGGATAGAAATCTACTTTTTACGAGAAGTAGAGAAGGAAAAGATTTAAATAAGCTTTGTGTTAGTCATGTTACGGACATGAAAGATATATTCTTTAATTTCCCCTTCAATCAACCCATCGGCAATTGGGATGTGAGTTCAGTTACGGATATGACCTCTATGTTTCAATATTCCAAATTCAATCAACCCATTGATAGCTGGGATGTGAGTTCGGTTACGAATATGGATTTCATGTTCGATAGTACTCCCTTCAATCAACCTATTGGAAGGTGGGATGTGAGATCAGTTACGGATATGGACTCTATGTTTCGAGTTTCCCCCTTCAATCAACCTATTGGAAGGTGGGATGTGAGATCAGTTACGGATATGGACTCTATGTTTCGAGTTTCCCCCTTCAATCAACCTATTGGAAGTTGGGATGTGAGATCAGTTACGGATATGGAATCTATGTTTCGAGTTTCCCCCTTCAATCAACCCATTGATAGCTGGGATGTGAGTTCGGTTACGAATATGGATTTCATGTTCGATAGTACTCCCTACAATCAACCTATTGGAAGTTGGGATGTGAGATCAGTTACGGATATGGACTCTATGTTTCGAGTTTCCCCCTTCAATCACCCCATTGATAGCTGGGATGTGAGTTCGGTTACGAATATGGAGTCGATGTTCGATGGTACCCCCTTCAATCAACCTATTGGAAGTTGCGATGTGAGTTCGGTTTCGGATATGTCATATATGTTCTGA
- the nusB gene encoding transcription antitermination factor NusB, producing MTHRREIRETVLQALYAEELSRDSWEHILKVIIKPGLKSEKDALKFAENLFLRTLNHQEEIDEIIQKHIKNWKIERLTTIDKLILRIALCEFLYFEQIPTKVTINEALEIAKKYSTSKSSNFVNGILDAALEELREADRINKKGRGLIESSIN from the coding sequence ATGACCCATCGACGCGAAATCAGGGAAACGGTGCTGCAGGCCTTATATGCTGAAGAATTAAGCCGTGATTCCTGGGAACACATTCTCAAGGTGATCATCAAGCCCGGGCTGAAATCAGAAAAAGATGCTCTCAAATTTGCCGAAAATCTTTTTCTGAGAACCCTGAATCATCAGGAAGAAATAGACGAGATCATCCAGAAGCATATTAAGAACTGGAAAATCGAACGTCTAACAACAATAGATAAGCTAATCCTGCGTATTGCACTGTGTGAGTTTCTGTATTTCGAGCAGATACCGACCAAGGTGACAATCAATGAAGCACTGGAGATTGCCAAAAAGTATTCAACTTCCAAGTCGAGCAATTTCGTGAACGGTATCCTGGATGCTGCACTCGAAGAGCTAAGGGAAGCCGACCGTATCAACAAAAAAGGACGCGGACTCATAGAATCTTCAATCAACTAG
- a CDS encoding transposase, with amino-acid sequence MKKFKNKYRTDSIRLKGYDYSSEGIYFITICTKNRTHYFGSVIESKMKLSAAGQIVANEWLRTQTKRDRAVLGEWIVMPNHFHALIGLKPKPDTDASHASKAGLNRFEQSTYRCDLSVRKKAFPWNYKNSFGPQRDNIASIIRGFKGACTRQIRNAVDPDFSWHTGYYDHIVRNQESLDRIEKYIIENPLKWNKDRFH; translated from the coding sequence TTGAAAAAATTTAAGAATAAATACCGAACTGACTCTATCCGACTCAAAGGCTATGATTATAGCAGTGAGGGTATATATTTTATCACGATTTGTACTAAGAATCGCACTCATTATTTCGGATCTGTCATTGAATCAAAAATGAAGCTTTCAGCTGCAGGACAGATAGTTGCCAATGAGTGGCTCAGAACACAAACAAAAAGGGATAGAGCCGTGCTTGGTGAGTGGATTGTGATGCCAAATCACTTCCATGCGCTAATAGGTCTTAAACCGAAACCTGATACAGACGCATCGCATGCGTCTAAAGCTGGCTTAAATAGATTTGAACAAAGTACATACAGATGCGATCTGTCTGTGCGTAAAAAAGCTTTTCCCTGGAATTATAAAAATAGCTTCGGTCCCCAGCGGGATAATATTGCATCTATCATCAGGGGTTTTAAAGGAGCTTGTACCCGTCAAATCAGAAATGCAGTAGATCCTGATTTTAGCTGGCATACCGGTTATTATGATCATATTGTTCGTAATCAAGAGTCTCTTGACAGAATTGAAAAATATATTATAGAAAATCCCTTGAAGTGGAATAAAGATCGATTTCATTAA
- a CDS encoding BspA family leucine-rich repeat surface protein, which produces MTYKFRRTPFNQHIGSWEVSSVTNMWAMFGGSAFNQPIDSWDVSSVSFMAFMFYGTPFNQSIGNWDVSSVSYMESMFYESQFNQDISSWCVSLISSEPEKFSTGSPLIEQNKPIWGTCPSN; this is translated from the coding sequence ATGACATATAAGTTCAGACGTACCCCATTTAATCAACACATTGGAAGCTGGGAGGTGAGTTCGGTTACGAATATGTGGGCGATGTTCGGGGGTTCCGCATTCAATCAACCCATTGATAGCTGGGATGTGAGCTCGGTTAGTTTTATGGCATTTATGTTCTATGGTACCCCATTCAATCAATCTATTGGGAATTGGGATGTGAGTTCGGTTAGCTATATGGAGTCGATGTTCTATGAATCTCAATTCAATCAAGATATCAGCTCTTGGTGTGTAAGTCTCATTTCTTCAGAACCAGAAAAATTCTCTACGGGTTCTCCCCTAATTGAGCAAAATAAACCCATATGGGGAACGTGTCCATCAAACTAA
- a CDS encoding response regulator, translating to MSVTKGNAIIVEDDMLISLMEERLLQNLGYRVSDKFLSGENAIQEIKERDMDPNFILMDILLEGELNGLDTAKEIWSYSDTPILFVSGSKDLFEKSKFALTKRHSFVSKPFTKKVLKEGLNTLLLEPSYVSMSN from the coding sequence ATGAGTGTGACGAAAGGTAACGCAATAATAGTAGAAGACGATATGCTAATCTCTCTTATGGAAGAGAGGTTACTTCAAAATCTTGGGTATAGAGTTTCAGATAAATTTCTTTCAGGTGAAAATGCTATCCAGGAAATAAAAGAAAGAGATATGGATCCAAATTTCATTCTGATGGATATTCTTTTGGAAGGTGAGCTTAATGGACTGGATACTGCGAAAGAAATTTGGAGCTATTCTGATACGCCCATTTTATTCGTTTCCGGAAGTAAAGATTTGTTTGAAAAATCTAAGTTCGCTTTAACAAAAAGGCATTCCTTTGTTTCAAAGCCCTTTACCAAAAAAGTCCTTAAAGAAGGCTTAAATACTCTGCTTCTTGAACCTTCCTACGTTAGTATGTCTAATTGA
- a CDS encoding aldehyde dehydrogenase family protein, with translation MAERIDVLKTYKTYVGGKFPRTESGRYYKVYDENDKVLANACRCSRKDVRDAVVAARNALPGWKGRTAYNRGQILYRIAEMLEGRKAQFVDELETMGSKTKQAKLEVNTAIDRLIYYAGWADKYQQVFGTINPVASSHFNFSIPDPTGVVSILAPEKYPLLGLISVIAPAIVGGNTCVVLASEQKPLCAVSLGEVLNSSDVPGGVVNILTGMKEELIPHMSSHMDVNAFFYTDSHVKEKYAKQIDENGALNIKRIVFEAIDDWTNDDSQNPYLITGLQETKTTWHPVGF, from the coding sequence ATGGCAGAAAGAATAGATGTTTTAAAAACTTATAAAACCTATGTAGGCGGGAAGTTTCCACGTACGGAATCCGGACGGTATTACAAGGTTTACGATGAAAATGACAAGGTGTTGGCCAATGCCTGCCGGTGCTCACGAAAAGATGTTCGCGACGCTGTGGTAGCAGCCAGAAACGCCCTTCCCGGCTGGAAAGGAAGAACCGCCTATAACCGCGGGCAGATTCTCTATCGTATTGCTGAGATGCTGGAAGGCCGCAAAGCCCAGTTTGTCGACGAGCTGGAAACCATGGGAAGTAAAACCAAACAGGCCAAGCTTGAAGTCAATACTGCTATTGACCGTCTCATCTATTATGCCGGTTGGGCGGACAAATACCAGCAGGTTTTTGGCACGATTAATCCCGTAGCTAGCAGTCATTTTAATTTCTCCATACCCGATCCTACCGGCGTCGTCAGTATACTCGCTCCCGAAAAGTATCCCTTGCTCGGACTGATATCAGTAATAGCCCCGGCAATTGTCGGCGGAAATACCTGCGTGGTTCTAGCCTCAGAACAAAAACCGTTATGTGCCGTTAGTCTCGGTGAGGTTTTGAATTCCTCGGATGTTCCGGGCGGTGTCGTTAATATTCTTACCGGGATGAAAGAAGAGTTGATCCCTCATATGAGTTCTCACATGGATGTAAATGCCTTCTTCTATACCGATAGTCACGTTAAAGAAAAATATGCGAAACAAATTGATGAGAACGGAGCTTTAAATATCAAACGCATCGTCTTTGAAGCTATTGATGACTGGACCAATGATGACAGTCAAAACCCGTATCTTATCACCGGATTACAGGAAACGAAGACAACCTGGCATCCTGTTGGGTTTTAA